From a region of the Azospirillum formosense genome:
- a CDS encoding conjugal transfer protein TraJ: MKRSLKGDGTRRTTSPINVWCLPAERAEIEANAKTAGLSLSAYLREVALGTQPRNVVDYQQVDVLARTHADINRLGGLLKMWLTNEERGGHREVSELLGQIAEASRALTDTAKKILRSP; the protein is encoded by the coding sequence ATGAAGAGATCGCTAAAGGGCGACGGCACCCGTCGAACAACATCGCCCATCAACGTCTGGTGCTTGCCGGCCGAACGCGCGGAGATCGAGGCGAACGCCAAGACCGCCGGGCTGTCCCTATCGGCCTATCTGAGGGAGGTGGCGCTCGGGACCCAGCCCAGGAACGTCGTCGACTACCAGCAAGTGGACGTGCTGGCACGGACCCACGCCGACATCAATCGACTCGGGGGCCTTCTCAAGATGTGGCTGACCAACGAAGAGAGGGGAGGCCATCGAGAGGTGTCCGAGCTGCTCGGGCAAATCGCCGAAGCAAGCCGTGCGCTCACCGATACGGCGAAAAAGATCCTGCGGTCCCCGTAG
- the drt3b gene encoding antiviral reverse transcriptase Drt3b, with translation MRKKYVKGNLRKSDIVRAVLSDTAPYEVPIIVSNDGFYDNLRHIAKASAGLSELVRTLIVENDRKYTTPYRYKITKDAISMRQLSLPHPSSQYNVVKFYKEYSSVISYFCSNGTFSIRRPVKIGGSYSYKGSSSDQNKYKSSLIDLAPKEKFLRNPSSYFAYAGYQRIYQFFDSNDFMRLEKKFASMWLIDVSKCFSSIYTHTIAWAVKNSDHSKSNVSAITFGNEFDKLMQKMNINETNGICIGPEVSRIFAEIILQDVDKLVVERAKTAGFWVGKDFECRRYVDDYILFSKDEKTAGIIFKIISDSLSEYNLHINEGKLDRYGRPFITKKSFIIHRAKETLKIMFESTIEETGDKLLAPKKIGNRPALVRSFISSVKAICADAGVGYDSIVNYKISSIVKRIEVLSEDYAKVKSKNEIESKLYVSLFLTYIEIVFFLYTVHPTVASSFKVARGVIIGVRFFREKLPEHLEEVELLIHKWCIQAIRGVARGDEISTTRWIPVELLNIVVASRELSNVHSMESAFLANEVFCIENSDYFSLVSCLYYIRDLHQYDDIRSKIAIRVKELVSEKDSNLHSQQAHLALDVISCPFLPQSLRGTILDMLRQQCGLAAIPAAERDAIVSEIEGRPWFVQWDHVDLLNLIQKKELSAVY, from the coding sequence ATGCGTAAGAAATATGTGAAGGGAAATCTTCGTAAATCAGACATTGTTCGTGCGGTTCTGTCAGACACCGCTCCCTATGAAGTGCCTATCATAGTGTCAAATGATGGTTTCTACGATAATCTAAGGCACATCGCCAAGGCATCGGCCGGCTTGAGCGAACTGGTCCGCACGCTCATCGTCGAAAATGACAGAAAGTACACTACGCCCTACCGATATAAAATTACGAAAGACGCAATTTCCATGCGTCAGCTTAGCTTGCCTCACCCTTCATCTCAATACAACGTGGTAAAGTTTTATAAAGAATATTCGTCAGTCATCAGCTACTTTTGCAGTAACGGAACATTCTCTATCCGGCGACCTGTAAAAATTGGAGGATCGTACTCATACAAAGGCTCTTCTTCTGACCAAAACAAGTACAAATCTTCCCTTATAGATTTGGCTCCTAAAGAAAAATTTTTGCGGAATCCATCTTCATACTTCGCATATGCAGGATACCAGCGGATCTATCAATTTTTCGATTCGAACGATTTTATGAGGCTGGAGAAAAAGTTTGCCTCCATGTGGCTTATCGACGTATCAAAGTGCTTTTCTAGCATATACACACACACTATAGCCTGGGCTGTAAAAAATTCAGACCACTCAAAGAGCAATGTTTCCGCCATTACGTTTGGCAACGAGTTCGACAAACTCATGCAGAAGATGAACATCAATGAAACGAACGGAATTTGTATCGGCCCAGAGGTGAGTCGTATATTTGCTGAGATTATACTACAAGATGTAGACAAGCTAGTTGTAGAAAGAGCCAAAACGGCAGGGTTTTGGGTCGGCAAGGACTTTGAATGCCGTAGGTATGTTGATGATTACATATTGTTTTCAAAGGACGAAAAAACAGCCGGGATCATCTTCAAAATCATCTCTGACTCTCTTTCAGAATACAATCTCCACATCAACGAAGGCAAACTCGACAGATATGGTCGGCCCTTTATCACAAAGAAGTCTTTTATTATCCATAGAGCTAAAGAAACGCTTAAAATTATGTTCGAAAGCACTATAGAGGAGACTGGAGACAAGCTTCTAGCACCGAAAAAAATTGGAAATCGTCCGGCATTGGTCAGATCCTTCATCTCATCTGTGAAGGCTATATGTGCAGATGCTGGCGTCGGTTATGACTCAATCGTAAACTATAAAATATCAAGCATTGTTAAGCGAATTGAAGTTCTAAGCGAAGACTATGCCAAAGTTAAATCAAAAAACGAAATTGAAAGTAAACTATATGTATCTTTGTTTTTGACGTACATAGAAATAGTATTCTTCCTATATACTGTGCATCCTACTGTGGCGTCGTCCTTCAAAGTCGCTCGTGGCGTAATAATCGGTGTGCGATTTTTCAGAGAGAAGCTTCCTGAACACCTGGAGGAGGTTGAGCTACTAATTCATAAATGGTGCATTCAAGCTATTCGTGGTGTCGCCCGAGGTGATGAGATATCAACAACACGTTGGATACCGGTAGAACTTCTAAATATTGTGGTAGCATCAAGGGAGCTCTCAAATGTTCATAGCATGGAATCTGCATTTTTAGCAAACGAGGTGTTCTGCATAGAGAATTCTGATTACTTCTCACTCGTCTCATGTCTTTACTATATAAGAGATTTGCATCAGTATGACGACATAAGGAGTAAGATCGCTATAAGGGTCAAGGAACTTGTAAGTGAAAAAGACTCCAATTTACATTCCCAGCAGGCACACCTCGCTCTGGATGTGATCTCATGTCCGTTTTTACCGCAGTCCCTTAGAGGGACCATTTTGGATATGTTGCGCCAACAATGTGGTCTAGCGGCAATTCCAGCCGCAGAGCGCGACGCAATCGTTTCAGAGATAGAAGGACGCCCTTGGTTCGTGCAGTGGGACCATGTCGATCTTCTTAACCTCATTCAAAAAAAAGAGTTGTCCGCCGTCTACTAA